One window from the genome of Pseudomonas sp. L5B5 encodes:
- the pcaD gene encoding 3-oxoadipate enol-lactonase, with protein MGFVKLAGGELHYQLEGPAQAPVLVLSNSLGTNLHMWDKQMPVFSQHLQVLRMDTRGHGQSLVTEGPYSIEQLGRDVLALLDTLDIQRAHFCGLSMGGLIGQWLGIHAGERLGKLVVCNTAAKIGDPSVWNPRIETVLRDGQAAMVALRDASIARWFTSDFAEAHPDQAKQITDMLAATPPQGYAANCAAVRDADFREQLGAIKVPTLVIAGTEDAVTPPSGGHFIQQQVAGAEYAEFYAAHLSNVQAGDAFSARVVDFLLA; from the coding sequence GTGGGATTCGTGAAACTCGCCGGGGGCGAACTGCACTATCAACTGGAGGGGCCGGCGCAGGCGCCGGTGCTGGTACTGTCCAACTCCCTGGGCACCAACCTGCACATGTGGGACAAGCAGATGCCGGTCTTCAGCCAGCACTTGCAGGTGCTGCGCATGGACACTCGCGGCCATGGCCAGTCCCTGGTCACCGAGGGGCCCTACAGCATCGAGCAACTGGGACGTGATGTACTGGCGCTGCTGGATACCCTGGATATCCAGCGTGCACATTTCTGCGGCTTGTCCATGGGCGGGCTGATCGGGCAGTGGCTGGGGATTCATGCCGGCGAGCGCCTGGGCAAGCTGGTGGTGTGCAACACCGCGGCGAAAATCGGCGACCCGTCCGTATGGAACCCGCGGATCGAGACCGTGCTACGTGACGGCCAGGCTGCCATGGTGGCGCTGCGCGATGCCTCCATCGCCCGCTGGTTCACCAGCGATTTTGCCGAAGCTCACCCTGACCAGGCCAAGCAGATCACCGACATGCTCGCGGCCACCCCGCCGCAAGGCTATGCGGCCAACTGCGCGGCGGTGCGGGATGCGGATTTTCGTGAACAGCTGGGGGCGATCAAGGTGCCGACCCTGGTGATTGCCGGCACTGAAGACGCCGTGACACCACCGTCCGGCGGGCACTTCATCCAGCAGCAGGTGGCGGGCGCGGAGTATGCCGAGTTCTATGCCGCGCATTTGTCCAATGTCCAGGCCGGCGATGCCTTCAGCGCTCGGGTCGTGGACTTCCTGCTGGCCTGA
- a CDS encoding 3-carboxy-cis,cis-muconate cycloisomerase yields MTLDASNQLFDAYFTARSMRDVFCDQGRIQAMLDFEAALARAEARVGLIPASAVAPIEAACQAGLYDVQALGEAIVTAGNPAIPLVRALGRQVAGNAPEAERHVHLGATSQDVMDSGLVLQLRSAVLLLEQDLQRLGERLAAQAQRHGGLPLAGRTWLQHATPVTLGMKIAGWLGAVTRSRERLQQLKPRLLVLQFGGASGTLAALGEQALPVARALAEELCLELPEQPWHTQRDRLVEFASMLGLLAGSLGKLGRDISLLMQTEVAEVFEPAAAGKGGSSTMPHKRNPVGAAVLISAATRVPGLLATLFAAMPQEHERSLGLWHAEWETLPQICCLVSGALQQALALAAGLEVDEQRMAHNLDLTQGLVLAEAVSVVLAQRLGRETAHHLLEQCCKRAVAEQRHLREVLGDDAQVNAELSATELDRLLDPAHYLGQAQAWVERAVAEHFALKA; encoded by the coding sequence ATGACCCTAGATGCGAGCAATCAGCTGTTCGATGCCTATTTCACTGCCCGGTCGATGCGTGACGTGTTCTGCGACCAGGGGCGAATCCAGGCAATGCTCGACTTCGAAGCGGCCCTGGCCCGGGCCGAAGCCCGGGTCGGATTGATCCCGGCCAGCGCCGTCGCCCCGATCGAGGCCGCGTGCCAGGCCGGGCTGTATGACGTGCAGGCGTTGGGCGAGGCCATCGTCACGGCGGGCAACCCGGCCATTCCCCTGGTCAGGGCCCTGGGCAGGCAGGTGGCCGGGAATGCCCCCGAGGCTGAGCGTCATGTGCACCTGGGTGCCACCAGCCAGGATGTGATGGACAGCGGCCTGGTATTGCAATTGCGCAGCGCCGTGCTGCTGCTGGAGCAGGACCTGCAACGGTTGGGCGAACGCCTGGCCGCCCAGGCCCAGCGTCATGGCGGCTTGCCCCTGGCGGGCCGGACCTGGCTGCAACATGCCACTCCGGTGACCCTGGGCATGAAGATCGCCGGCTGGCTGGGAGCCGTGACCCGCAGTCGCGAGCGCCTGCAACAGCTCAAGCCGCGGTTGCTGGTGCTGCAGTTCGGCGGGGCTAGCGGAACCCTGGCGGCCCTGGGCGAACAGGCGTTGCCCGTGGCCCGGGCCCTGGCCGAGGAGCTGTGCCTGGAGCTGCCGGAGCAACCCTGGCATACCCAGCGCGATCGCCTGGTGGAGTTCGCCTCGATGCTGGGCTTGCTGGCTGGCAGCCTGGGCAAGCTGGGCCGGGATATCAGCCTGCTGATGCAGACCGAGGTCGCAGAGGTTTTCGAACCTGCGGCGGCAGGCAAGGGCGGCTCGTCCACCATGCCCCACAAGCGCAACCCGGTGGGCGCAGCGGTGTTGATCAGCGCCGCGACCCGGGTGCCGGGCCTGTTGGCGACACTGTTCGCCGCCATGCCCCAGGAGCACGAGCGCAGCCTGGGGTTGTGGCATGCCGAATGGGAAACCCTGCCGCAGATCTGCTGCCTGGTGTCCGGTGCCCTGCAGCAGGCGCTGGCGCTGGCTGCTGGCCTGGAGGTGGACGAACAGCGCATGGCGCACAACCTCGACCTGACTCAGGGGCTGGTGCTGGCCGAGGCGGTGAGCGTGGTTCTGGCCCAGCGCCTGGGGCGCGAAACGGCCCACCACCTGCTGGAGCAATGCTGCAAGCGCGCGGTGGCCGAGCAACGTCATTTGCGTGAAGTATTGGGCGACGATGCACAGGTCAATGCCGAGCTGTCGGCGACCGAACTGGATCGTCTGCTGGACCCGGCGCATTACCTGGGCCAGGCGCAGGCCTGGGTCGAGCGTGCCGTGGCTGAACATTTTGCCTTGAAGGCCTGA
- the pcaF gene encoding 3-oxoadipyl-CoA thiolase codes for MMRDVFICDAIRTPIGRFGGGLATVRADDLAALPIKALMERNPQVDWSAVDEVFLGCANQAGEDNRNVARMALLLAGLPDSVPGVTLNRLCASGMEAIGTAFRAIASGEMELAIAGGVESMSRAPFVMGKADSAFSRNMKLEDTTIGWRFINPLMTAQYGVDAMPQTADNVADEHGVSRADQDAFALRSQQRTAAAQAAGFFAGEIVPVRIAHKKGETLVEQDEHPRADTSLQALGKLKPVNGADKTVTAGNASGVNDGAAALILASAAAVQRHGLTPRARVLGMASAGVAPRVMGIGPVPAVRKLTERLGLAVGDFDVIELNEAFASQALAVLRELGLADDAPQVNPNGGAIALGHPLGMSGARLVLTALRQLELTGGRKGLATLCVGVGQGLALAIERI; via the coding sequence CTGATGCGCGACGTATTCATCTGCGATGCCATTCGTACCCCCATCGGTCGTTTTGGCGGCGGCCTGGCGACCGTGCGGGCCGATGACCTGGCGGCGCTGCCGATCAAGGCCCTGATGGAGCGCAACCCCCAGGTGGACTGGAGCGCCGTGGACGAGGTGTTCCTCGGCTGTGCCAACCAGGCGGGCGAAGACAACCGCAATGTGGCGCGCATGGCGCTGTTGCTGGCAGGCCTGCCCGACAGCGTGCCGGGGGTTACCCTCAATCGTCTTTGCGCCTCGGGCATGGAGGCCATCGGCACAGCATTTCGCGCCATCGCCAGCGGCGAAATGGAGTTGGCCATTGCGGGTGGCGTCGAGTCGATGTCCCGCGCGCCCTTCGTCATGGGCAAGGCCGACAGCGCCTTTTCACGCAACATGAAGCTGGAGGACACCACCATCGGCTGGCGCTTCATCAACCCCTTGATGACCGCCCAGTACGGCGTGGATGCCATGCCCCAGACCGCCGACAACGTGGCGGACGAGCACGGCGTGTCCCGCGCCGACCAGGACGCTTTTGCCCTGCGCAGCCAGCAGCGCACTGCCGCGGCCCAGGCGGCGGGGTTCTTCGCCGGGGAAATCGTCCCGGTGCGCATCGCCCACAAGAAGGGCGAGACCCTGGTGGAACAGGACGAACATCCGCGGGCCGATACCAGCCTGCAAGCGCTGGGCAAGCTCAAGCCGGTCAACGGTGCGGACAAGACCGTCACCGCCGGCAATGCCTCCGGGGTCAACGATGGCGCCGCGGCGTTGATCCTGGCTTCGGCTGCGGCAGTGCAGCGCCATGGCTTGACGCCCCGGGCGCGGGTACTGGGCATGGCCAGCGCTGGCGTGGCGCCACGGGTCATGGGCATCGGGCCGGTGCCGGCGGTGCGCAAACTCACCGAGCGCCTGGGCCTGGCGGTCGGCGATTTCGATGTGATCGAACTCAACGAGGCGTTCGCCAGCCAGGCCCTGGCCGTGCTGCGCGAGCTGGGGCTGGCGGACGACGCCCCCCAGGTCAATCCCAATGGTGGCGCCATCGCCCTGGGGCATCCGTTGGGCATGAGCGGTGCACGGCTGGTGCTGACGGCCCTGCGCCAGCTTGAGCTGACCGGTGGCAGGAAAGGCCTGGCCACCTTGTGCGTGGGGGTCGGCCAAGGCCTGGCCCTGGCCATCGAGCGGATCTGA
- a CDS encoding MFS family transporter gives MTTTTSHYTGEERSKRIFAIVGASSGNLVEWFDFYVYAFCAIYFAPAFFPSDDPTVQLLNTAGVFAAGFLMRPIGGWLFGRVADRHGRKNSMMISVLMMCAGSLVIAFLPTYASIGAWAPFMLLVARLFQGLSVGGEYGTTATYMSEVALKGQRGFFASFQYVTLIGGQLLAVLVVVILQQFLDEAQLKAWGWRIPFVIGAIAALISLLLRRSLKETTSKELREDKDAGSVAALFKHHSAAFITVLGYTAGGSLIFYTFTTYMQKYLVNTAGMHAKTASYVMTGALFLYMCMQPLFGMLADRIGRRNSMLWFGALGTLFTVPILLALKTVSSPLLAFVLITLALAIVSFYTSISGLVKAEMFPPQVRALGVGLAYAVANAIFGGSAEWVALNFKNMGMENTFYWYVTAMMAIAFLFSLRLPKQAAYLHHDL, from the coding sequence ATGACTACAACGACCAGTCACTACACCGGAGAGGAACGCAGCAAAAGGATCTTTGCCATTGTCGGTGCTTCGTCCGGCAACCTTGTGGAATGGTTCGACTTCTATGTCTATGCCTTCTGTGCCATCTACTTTGCCCCAGCCTTCTTTCCCTCGGACGACCCAACGGTGCAGTTGCTCAACACGGCCGGGGTGTTCGCTGCCGGATTCCTGATGCGTCCGATTGGCGGCTGGCTGTTCGGCCGGGTCGCCGACCGCCATGGGCGCAAGAATTCGATGATGATCTCGGTGCTGATGATGTGCGCCGGTTCCCTGGTCATCGCCTTCCTGCCGACCTACGCCAGCATTGGTGCCTGGGCACCGTTCATGTTGTTGGTGGCGCGGTTGTTCCAGGGCTTGTCGGTGGGAGGCGAGTACGGCACCACCGCCACTTACATGAGTGAAGTGGCGCTCAAGGGCCAGCGCGGTTTCTTCGCCTCGTTCCAGTATGTGACGCTGATCGGCGGGCAGTTGCTGGCGGTGCTGGTGGTGGTGATCCTCCAGCAGTTTCTCGACGAGGCGCAACTCAAGGCCTGGGGCTGGCGCATCCCGTTCGTGATCGGGGCCATCGCGGCGCTGATCTCGTTGCTGTTGCGCCGCTCGCTGAAGGAAACCACGAGCAAGGAGCTGCGCGAGGACAAGGATGCCGGCAGCGTCGCAGCCCTGTTCAAGCATCATTCGGCGGCCTTCATTACGGTGCTGGGCTACACCGCCGGCGGCTCGCTGATCTTCTACACCTTCACCACCTACATGCAGAAGTACCTGGTGAACACCGCCGGCATGCACGCCAAGACAGCCAGCTATGTCATGACCGGTGCGCTGTTCCTGTACATGTGCATGCAGCCGCTGTTCGGCATGCTGGCGGACCGCATCGGCCGGCGCAATTCGATGCTCTGGTTCGGCGCCCTGGGCACGCTGTTCACGGTGCCGATCCTGCTGGCGCTGAAAACGGTCAGCAGCCCGCTGCTGGCGTTCGTGCTGATCACCCTGGCCCTGGCCATCGTCAGTTTCTACACCTCCATCAGCGGCCTGGTGAAGGCCGAGATGTTCCCGCCTCAGGTGCGGGCGCTGGGCGTGGGCCTGGCCTACGCCGTGGCCAACGCGATCTTCGGCGGTTCGGCGGAATGGGTGGCCCTGAACTTCAAGAACATGGGCATGGAAAACACCTTCTACTGGTACGTTACGGCAATGATGGCGATCGCGTTCCTGTTCAGCCTGCGGTTGCCGAAGCAGGCGGCGTACTTGCACCACGATCTTTGA
- the pcaC gene encoding 4-carboxymuconolactone decarboxylase, whose product MDEKQRYAEGLQVRRAVLGEAHVERSLAALNEFNSEFQDMITRHAWGDIWTRPGLSRHTRSLITIAMLIGMNRNEELKLHLRAAANNGVSRGEIKEVIMQSAIYCGIPAANATFHLAESVWDELGVESRQAP is encoded by the coding sequence GTGGACGAAAAACAACGTTATGCCGAGGGCCTGCAGGTTCGCCGCGCGGTGCTGGGCGAGGCCCATGTCGAGCGCAGCCTGGCGGCCCTGAACGAGTTCAACTCGGAGTTCCAGGACATGATCACTCGTCATGCCTGGGGGGATATCTGGACCCGTCCGGGCCTGTCCCGCCATACCCGCAGCCTGATCACCATCGCCATGCTGATTGGGATGAACCGCAACGAGGAGCTCAAGCTGCATCTGCGCGCGGCGGCCAACAACGGCGTGAGCCGTGGCGAAATCAAGGAGGTGATCATGCAGAGCGCGATCTACTGTGGGATCCCTGCGGCCAATGCCACTTTCCACCTGGCCGAGTCGGTGTGGGATGAACTGGGAGTCGAGTCACGCCAGGCGCCTTAG
- the adeC gene encoding AdeC/AdeK/OprM family multidrug efflux complex outer membrane factor, whose protein sequence is MSKSLLSLAITAIALSGCSLIPDYQRPEAPVAAQFPQGPAYSPQEAANVAAAEQGWRQFFHDPALQQLIQVSLENNRDLKVAALNIDAYAAQYQIQRADLFPAISANLNSQRQRTPARVNGTGDDRITGQHSATVGISSYELDLFGRVRSLSEQALQTYFSTEEARRSTQISLVASVANAYITWQADKELLKLTQETLATYEESYRLTSRSNEVGVASALDLSQSRTSVENARVQLARYTRQVAQDENSLTLLLGTAIPANLPAAQPLSADLLSELPSGLPSELLQRRPDILEAEYKLKAANANIGAARAAFFPRISLTANAGSLSPDLSGLFKGGSGTWLFQPQINLPIFNAGSLRASLDYSKIQKDITVAQYEKSIQTAFQEVSDGLASRQTYNQQLQAQRDFVSANQDYYRLAERRYRIGVDSNLTFLDAQRSLFSAQQALITDRLSQLTSEVNLYKALGGGWNEQTAKNEATAEKKAPELHLF, encoded by the coding sequence ATGAGCAAGTCGCTACTCTCCCTGGCAATCACCGCCATCGCGCTAAGTGGTTGCTCGCTGATACCGGATTATCAGCGCCCGGAAGCGCCGGTGGCGGCGCAATTCCCCCAAGGCCCCGCCTATTCACCACAGGAGGCCGCCAACGTGGCGGCCGCCGAACAAGGCTGGCGGCAGTTCTTCCATGACCCTGCGCTGCAGCAGCTGATCCAGGTTTCCCTGGAAAACAACCGCGATCTCAAGGTCGCGGCGCTGAACATCGACGCCTATGCCGCGCAGTACCAGATCCAGCGGGCTGACCTGTTCCCCGCGATATCGGCCAACCTCAACAGCCAGCGCCAACGCACGCCGGCCCGGGTAAACGGGACCGGGGATGACCGGATCACCGGCCAGCACTCGGCCACCGTGGGCATCAGCTCTTATGAACTGGACCTGTTCGGTCGCGTTCGCAGTCTGAGCGAGCAAGCCCTGCAGACGTACTTCTCCACTGAAGAGGCGCGTCGCAGCACCCAGATCAGCCTGGTGGCCAGCGTGGCCAATGCCTACATCACCTGGCAGGCCGACAAGGAACTGCTGAAGCTGACCCAGGAAACCCTGGCGACCTACGAAGAAAGCTACCGCCTGACGTCCCGCAGCAACGAGGTCGGGGTCGCCTCGGCCCTGGACCTGAGCCAGTCGCGCACCTCCGTGGAAAACGCCCGGGTACAACTGGCGCGCTACACCCGCCAGGTGGCCCAGGATGAGAACAGCCTGACCCTGCTGCTGGGCACCGCGATCCCGGCCAATCTGCCAGCGGCCCAGCCGCTGTCGGCCGACCTGCTGAGCGAACTGCCTTCCGGCCTGCCGTCGGAGCTGCTGCAACGGCGTCCGGACATCCTCGAGGCCGAGTACAAGCTCAAGGCAGCCAATGCCAATATCGGCGCGGCGCGGGCGGCATTCTTCCCGCGCATCAGCCTGACGGCCAACGCCGGCAGCCTGAGCCCGGATCTCTCCGGCCTGTTCAAGGGCGGCTCGGGCACCTGGCTGTTCCAGCCGCAGATCAACCTGCCGATCTTCAACGCCGGCAGCCTGCGCGCCAGCCTGGACTACTCGAAAATCCAGAAAGACATCACCGTCGCGCAGTACGAGAAATCCATCCAGACCGCCTTCCAGGAAGTCTCCGATGGCCTTGCCTCACGCCAGACCTACAACCAACAGTTGCAGGCCCAGCGTGATTTCGTCAGCGCCAACCAGGACTACTACCGTCTGGCCGAGCGCCGCTACCGCATCGGGGTCGACAGCAACCTGACCTTCCTCGATGCCCAGCGGTCGCTGTTCAGTGCCCAGCAAGCGCTGATTACCGATCGCCTGTCGCAGCTGACCAGTGAGGTCAACCTGTACAAGGCACTCGGCGGCGGCTGGAACGAGCAGACCGCGAAGAACGAAGCGACGGCGGAAAAGAAAGCCCCCGAACTGCACCTGTTCTGA
- the emhA gene encoding efflux RND transporter periplasmic adaptor subunit EmhA → MQLKPAVTALVTAVALASLLSGCKKEEAAPAPQAPQVGVVTLQPQAFTLTSELPGRTTAFRIAEVRPQVNGIILKRLFKEGGDVKEGQQLYQIDPSIYEATLKSAEANLQSTRSISDRYKQLVNEQAVSRQEYDTAVANRLQSEASLQNAQINLRYTKVLSPLTGRIGRSSVTEGALVSNGQATAMAVIQQLDPIYVDVTQSSVELLELRRELDSGRLQKVGDNAAKVKLTLEDGSQYKLDGKLEFSEVSVDETTGSVTLRAVFPNPDHTLLPGMFVHAQLQAGVNSAAILAPQQGVTRDLKGTPTALVVGPDNKVELRQLKASRTVGNQWLVDDGLKAGDRLITEGLQFVKPGIEVKASEATNVPAKNPAPAQATDKAAGGKGE, encoded by the coding sequence ATGCAACTCAAGCCAGCTGTTACCGCTCTGGTCACTGCCGTCGCCCTGGCATCGCTGCTCAGCGGATGTAAAAAGGAAGAGGCGGCGCCCGCCCCTCAAGCCCCTCAGGTCGGCGTCGTTACCCTGCAACCACAAGCCTTTACCTTGACTTCAGAACTCCCGGGCCGGACCACCGCGTTCCGCATCGCCGAAGTTCGCCCGCAGGTAAACGGGATCATCCTCAAGCGCCTGTTCAAGGAAGGTGGAGATGTGAAGGAAGGGCAGCAGCTTTATCAGATCGACCCGTCGATCTATGAAGCCACGCTCAAGAGCGCCGAGGCGAACCTGCAATCGACCCGGTCGATCTCCGATCGCTACAAGCAACTGGTCAACGAACAGGCCGTAAGCCGCCAGGAATACGACACCGCCGTGGCCAACCGCCTGCAATCCGAGGCATCGCTGCAAAACGCCCAGATCAATCTGCGCTACACCAAGGTGCTGTCACCGCTGACTGGCCGCATCGGCCGTTCCTCGGTAACCGAAGGCGCCCTAGTGAGCAATGGTCAAGCCACTGCCATGGCGGTGATCCAGCAGCTGGACCCGATCTACGTCGACGTCACCCAGTCCTCCGTGGAATTGCTGGAGCTGCGCCGCGAGCTGGATAGCGGTCGCCTGCAGAAAGTTGGCGACAATGCCGCCAAGGTCAAGCTGACCCTGGAAGACGGCAGCCAGTACAAGCTCGACGGCAAGCTGGAGTTCTCCGAAGTCTCGGTGGACGAAACCACCGGCTCGGTGACGCTGCGCGCCGTGTTCCCGAACCCCGATCACACCCTGCTGCCGGGCATGTTCGTCCACGCCCAGCTGCAGGCCGGGGTGAACAGCGCCGCGATCCTGGCGCCACAGCAAGGCGTGACCCGCGACCTCAAAGGTACTCCGACCGCCCTGGTGGTTGGCCCGGATAACAAGGTCGAACTGCGCCAGCTCAAGGCCAGTCGTACGGTCGGCAACCAGTGGCTGGTGGACGATGGCCTGAAAGCCGGCGACCGTCTGATCACCGAAGGCCTGCAATTCGTCAAGCCGGGCATTGAAGTCAAGGCCAGCGAGGCGACCAACGTTCCAGCGAAAAACCCGGCCCCTGCACAGGCAACTGACAAAGCTGCAGGCGGCAAAGGGGAGTAA
- a CDS encoding efflux RND transporter permease subunit produces the protein MSKFFIDRPIFAWVIALVIMLVGALSILKLPINQYPSIAPPAIAISVTYPGASAQTVQDTVVQVIEQQLNGIDNLRYVSSESNSDGSMTITATFEQGTNSDTAQVQVQNKLNLATPLLPQEVQQQGIRVTKAVKNFLLVIGVVSEDGSMSKDDLSNYIVSNMQDPISRTAGVGDFQVFGAQYAMRIWLDPAKLNNFNLTPVDVKTAVAAQNVQVSSGQLGGLPALPGQQLNATIIGKTRLQTAEQFKAILLKVNKDGSQVRLGDVADVALGGENYAISAQFNGSPASGLAVKLANGANALDTAKALRKTISDLEPFFPQGMKVVFPYDTTPVVTESIKGVVETLVEAIVLVFLVMFLFLQNFRATVITTMTVPVVLLGTFGILAAAGFSINTLTMFGMVLAIGLLVDDAIVVVENVERVMHEEGLSPKEATKKSMGQIQGALVGIALVLSAVLLPMAFFSGSTGVIYKQFSITVVSAMALSVLVALIFTPALCATMLKAVQQGEHAAEKRGFFGWFNRTFDRSVKSYERGVGNMLRHKIPYLLAYALIVVGMIWLFTRIPTAFLPEEDQGVLFAQVQTPAGSSAERTQVVVDEMRTYLLDKEKDTVASVFTVNGFNFAGRGQSSGMAFIMLKPWDERSTENSVFNLANRAQQHFFSFRDAMVFAFAPPAVLELGNATGFDVFLQDRAGIGHEKLMAARNQFLGMAAQSKVLSQVRPNGLNDEPQYQLTIDDERASALGVTLTDINNTLSIALGSSYVNDFIDRGRVKKVYIQGQAGARMSPEDLKKWYVRNSAGTMVPFSSFAKGEWIYGSPKLARYNGVEAMEVLGAPAPGYSTGEAMAEVEAIAAKLPPGVGISWTGLSYEERLSGSQAPALYALSLLMVFLCLAALYESWSIPIAVMLVVPLGIIGALMATSLRGLSNDVYFQVGLLVTIGLAAKNAILIVEFAKELHEQGRSLVDAAVEACRMRLRPIIMTSLAFVLGVVPLAISTGAGSGSQHAIGTGVIGGMLTATILAIFWVPLFFVVVSSMGRRKADQSETTAPSNEAGQ, from the coding sequence ATGTCGAAATTTTTTATCGACCGTCCGATCTTCGCCTGGGTAATCGCCCTGGTGATCATGCTGGTCGGGGCTCTATCGATCCTCAAATTGCCGATCAACCAGTACCCGAGCATCGCCCCACCGGCGATCGCCATCTCCGTGACCTACCCAGGTGCTTCCGCACAGACCGTGCAGGACACCGTGGTCCAGGTGATCGAGCAACAGCTCAACGGTATCGACAACCTGCGTTATGTGTCCTCGGAAAGTAACTCCGACGGCAGCATGACTATCACTGCGACCTTCGAGCAGGGCACCAACTCGGACACCGCGCAGGTCCAGGTGCAGAACAAACTCAACCTGGCCACCCCGCTGCTGCCTCAAGAGGTGCAGCAACAGGGTATTCGCGTGACCAAGGCCGTGAAGAACTTCCTGCTGGTGATCGGCGTGGTATCCGAGGACGGCAGCATGTCCAAGGACGACCTGTCGAACTACATCGTGTCGAACATGCAAGACCCGATCTCGCGGACCGCGGGTGTCGGTGACTTCCAGGTGTTCGGTGCCCAGTACGCCATGCGCATCTGGCTCGACCCGGCCAAGCTCAACAACTTCAACCTGACCCCGGTGGACGTGAAGACCGCGGTTGCCGCGCAGAACGTCCAGGTATCGTCCGGCCAGCTCGGCGGCCTGCCTGCCCTGCCCGGCCAGCAGCTCAACGCCACCATCATCGGCAAGACCCGCCTGCAGACTGCCGAGCAGTTCAAGGCGATCCTGCTGAAGGTCAACAAGGACGGCTCGCAGGTGCGCCTGGGTGACGTCGCGGACGTGGCGCTTGGCGGCGAGAACTACGCCATCAGCGCCCAGTTCAACGGCAGCCCGGCTTCCGGTCTGGCGGTGAAGCTGGCCAACGGCGCCAACGCCCTGGACACCGCCAAGGCGCTGCGCAAGACCATCAGCGACCTGGAGCCCTTCTTCCCGCAGGGCATGAAGGTCGTGTTCCCCTATGACACCACCCCAGTGGTGACCGAATCCATCAAGGGCGTGGTTGAAACCCTGGTGGAAGCGATCGTCCTGGTGTTCCTGGTGATGTTCCTGTTCCTGCAGAACTTCCGCGCCACGGTGATCACCACCATGACGGTGCCGGTGGTATTGCTGGGGACCTTCGGCATCCTCGCGGCGGCCGGGTTCAGCATCAACACCCTGACCATGTTCGGCATGGTACTGGCCATCGGATTGCTGGTGGACGACGCCATCGTTGTGGTGGAGAACGTCGAGCGGGTGATGCACGAGGAAGGGCTGTCGCCCAAGGAAGCCACGAAGAAGTCCATGGGCCAGATCCAGGGAGCCCTGGTGGGGATCGCCCTGGTACTGTCCGCGGTACTGCTGCCGATGGCCTTCTTCAGCGGCTCCACGGGCGTGATCTACAAGCAGTTCTCGATCACCGTGGTTTCGGCCATGGCCCTGTCGGTACTGGTGGCCCTGATCTTTACCCCGGCCCTGTGCGCCACCATGCTCAAGGCCGTGCAGCAAGGCGAGCACGCCGCCGAGAAGCGTGGTTTCTTCGGCTGGTTCAACCGCACCTTCGATCGCAGCGTGAAAAGCTACGAGCGCGGCGTCGGCAACATGCTGCGCCACAAGATCCCGTACCTGCTGGCCTATGCGCTGATCGTCGTGGGCATGATCTGGCTGTTCACCCGCATCCCGACCGCGTTCCTGCCGGAAGAAGACCAGGGCGTACTGTTCGCCCAGGTACAGACTCCAGCCGGTTCCAGTGCCGAACGGACCCAGGTGGTGGTGGACGAGATGCGCACCTACCTGCTGGACAAGGAAAAGGACACCGTGGCTTCGGTGTTCACCGTGAACGGCTTCAACTTCGCCGGTCGCGGCCAGAGCTCGGGCATGGCCTTCATCATGCTCAAGCCCTGGGACGAGCGCTCCACGGAAAACAGCGTGTTCAACCTGGCGAACCGCGCCCAGCAGCATTTCTTCAGCTTCCGCGATGCGATGGTGTTCGCCTTCGCCCCTCCGGCGGTACTGGAGCTGGGTAACGCCACCGGTTTCGACGTGTTCCTCCAGGACCGCGCCGGTATCGGTCACGAGAAACTCATGGCGGCCCGCAACCAGTTCCTCGGCATGGCGGCCCAGAGCAAGGTGCTGTCCCAGGTGCGTCCGAACGGCCTGAACGATGAACCGCAGTACCAGTTGACCATCGATGACGAGCGCGCCAGTGCCCTGGGCGTGACCCTCACCGACATCAACAACACCCTGTCGATCGCCCTGGGCAGTAGCTATGTCAACGACTTCATCGACCGTGGTCGGGTGAAGAAGGTGTACATCCAGGGCCAGGCCGGTGCGCGCATGAGCCCCGAAGACCTGAAGAAATGGTACGTACGCAACAGTGCCGGGACCATGGTGCCGTTCTCTTCCTTCGCCAAGGGCGAATGGATCTACGGTTCGCCGAAACTGGCCCGCTACAACGGCGTGGAAGCCATGGAAGTCCTCGGTGCCCCGGCCCCTGGCTACAGTACCGGTGAGGCCATGGCGGAAGTCGAAGCCATTGCCGCCAAGCTGCCACCGGGTGTCGGTATCTCCTGGACCGGACTGTCCTATGAGGAACGTCTGTCGGGCTCCCAGGCACCTGCGCTGTATGCCTTGTCCCTGCTGATGGTGTTCCTGTGTCTGGCGGCGCTGTATGAAAGCTGGTCGATTCCGATCGCGGTCATGCTGGTCGTGCCCCTGGGGATCATCGGTGCCCTGATGGCCACCAGCCTGCGCGGCCTGTCCAACGACGTGTACTTCCAGGTGGGGCTGTTGGTGACTATCGGCCTGGCGGCGAAGAACGCCATCCTGATCGTCGAGTTCGCCAAGGAACTGCACGAACAGGGTCGCTCCCTGGTGGATGCTGCGGTGGAAGCCTGCCGCATGCGCCTGCGGCCGATCATCATGACCTCCCTGGCCTTCGTCCTCGGGGTCGTGCCACTGGCCATCTCCACCGGCGCCGGCTCGGGCAGCCAGCATGCGATCGGTACCGGCGTGATTGGCGGTATGCTAACCGCGACGATCCTGGCGATCTTCTGGGTCCCGCTATTCTTCGTCGTCGTATCGTCCATGGGCCGCAGGAAAGCGGACCAATCAGAAACCACTGCACCTTCTAATGAGGCTGGCCAATGA